A region of the Sphingomonas sp. S2-65 genome:
GCGCATTGCGACGCACAGGTCAGATATTCGAGCGCGAAGTCGCGATCTGACACGGAATCGAGCGAATTTCGCGTCGGTCCGTCGAATTCCAGCGCCCTTGCGGTGGCGTCGCGGTCGAGCGGGAACCCCGTCCCGGCCAAAGCGGCGGATCCCAGCGGGCACAGGTTCATCCGCGCCCGGGCGTCGGCAAAGCGCGAGCGGTCCCGGCTAACCATCTCGTAATAGGCCATTAAATGATGGCCGAGCGTCACCGGCTGGGCGGTCTGGAGGTGCGTGAACCCCGGCATCACCGTCGCCGCATGCTCCTCGGCACGCACGATCAGCGCGTCAAGCAGAACGTCAAGCGCCGCGTCCACCTGATCAATCGAATCGCGCACCCACAGCCGGAAATCGGTCGCCACCTGGTCGTTGCGCGACCGCGCAGTGTGCAGCCGCCCCGCGACCGCGCCGATTCGATCCGACAGCCGCGCTTCGGTCAGCATGTGGATGTCCTCGAGCGCCAGGTCCTCCGGAACACCGTCCGCCTCGAACGCCGCAGCGACCTCTTCCAGCCCTTGCGCGATCCGCGCGGCATCTTCGGCCGCGACGATGCCCTGTTTGCCCAGCATCGCGACATGCGCCTGGCTGCCGCGGATATCCTGCCGCCACATCCGCTTGTCGAAGGGGATCGACGCGTTTATCTCACGCATCACGGCCGACGGTCCTTCGGCGAACCGCCCACCCCACATCGCATTGGAGCTGTCCTTGCGCCCAGCTATCGCGCTTCTCCTCACAGGCTTGGTGGCAATCGGCGGCTGCGATAGGCCTTCGCAGCCTCCGCAGCAAGCGACCCAGAACAACAGCACCGCTGCCGCACCCGGGGCGGGTACGGTGGATCGCAGCCACAAGGGCGAGGCCGCACCCTCGATCGCCTTCCAGGATGCCGCGGGCAAGACCGTGACGCTGGCAAGCTTCAAGGGCAAGCCGGTGCTGCTCAACCTTTGGGCGACCTGGTGCATCCCCTGCATCAAGGAAATGCCGACGCTGGACGCGCTCGCCGGCAGCCAGGGGGCGGCGCTCCACGTCCTCGCGGTAAGCCAGGACTTCAAGGGCAAGGAGGTGGTCGTCCCCTTCTTCCAGAAGAACGGCTTCAAGCATCTCCAGCCCTATATCGATGCCGATGCGGCCTTCAGCCTCGGGCTCGGCGCCAACCTGCCGACTACGATCCTCTTCGATTCAGCGGGCAAGGAAGTCTGGCGGGCGTCCGGTGAGAAGGATTGGGCCGGCCCCGATGCCGCGGCCCTTCTAACCGAGGCGCGTTGATCGCGCGGCGTACGTAGCCTGACACGCCAAGCCGTGGCGCCCGCTGGCGCAATCTG
Encoded here:
- a CDS encoding TlpA disulfide reductase family protein; protein product: MDRSHKGEAAPSIAFQDAAGKTVTLASFKGKPVLLNLWATWCIPCIKEMPTLDALAGSQGAALHVLAVSQDFKGKEVVVPFFQKNGFKHLQPYIDADAAFSLGLGANLPTTILFDSAGKEVWRASGEKDWAGPDAAALLTEAR
- the argH gene encoding argininosuccinate lyase → MWGGRFAEGPSAVMREINASIPFDKRMWRQDIRGSQAHVAMLGKQGIVAAEDAARIAQGLEEVAAAFEADGVPEDLALEDIHMLTEARLSDRIGAVAGRLHTARSRNDQVATDFRLWVRDSIDQVDAALDVLLDALIVRAEEHAATVMPGFTHLQTAQPVTLGHHLMAYYEMVSRDRSRFADARARMNLCPLGSAALAGTGFPLDRDATARALEFDGPTRNSLDSVSDRDFALEYLTCASQCALHLSRLAEEFVIWASQPFGFVSLSDQWSTGSSIMPQKRNPDAAELVRGHSGRITGALVSLMMTMKGLPLAYSKDMQDDKPPVFEAHDLLGLSIAAMTGMIESATFRTERMRAAAEAGFSTATDLADWLVREAGVPFREAHHITGRAVAKAEADGVRLDQLPLDALKEIDARIDQRVYDVLSVDASVSSRTSFGGTSPVRVREAIAAARRAREENGR